The Hymenobacter sp. GOD-10R genome includes a window with the following:
- a CDS encoding alpha/beta hydrolase family protein: MRTVLAGLLSYLLPFCASASLLAPPASPNVGGRWAGSLRLPSGNNLTLIVTIRDNSAGQRTATLDVPTQNAQGVPIDRVDVRADSVLLTSSQIKASFAGRLTGDGRQIDGRWQQNGAKLPLVFQRATSTTTSGPKRPQEPAAPFPYREEQVRFASKDPGVQLAGTLTLPTGAGPFPAVVLLSGSGAQDRDESIVGHHPFRVVADYLTRRGIAVLRFDDRGVGQSGGNAVTATAADYAKDAQGALAFLRSRPGLNPKQLGLIGHSEGGTAAIATAGQAQGPAFLVLLATPGVPGIDVLSRQAMDLARLKTKDPKVLASTEQRQRNMLMIVQQTQNNVQAQQQIIKVLTPSVALPPDMAEQIHKAAEAQALMATSPAFRHILADNPQKTLPAVKCPVLALNGSKDLQVASSINLPAIEKALKGSGNRDVTTQELPGLNHMFQTASTGAPTEYGQIEETFSPIALQSIGDWLTQRTKR; encoded by the coding sequence ATGCGTACAGTTCTCGCCGGTCTTCTTTCATACTTGCTTCCTTTCTGCGCTAGTGCCTCCTTGTTGGCGCCACCCGCTAGTCCCAACGTTGGGGGCCGCTGGGCCGGCAGCCTGCGCTTGCCGAGCGGCAATAACCTCACGCTTATTGTCACCATCCGAGACAATAGCGCGGGCCAGCGCACGGCTACGTTGGACGTGCCTACTCAGAATGCACAAGGTGTGCCCATCGATCGGGTTGACGTGCGCGCCGATAGTGTCCTGCTAACGTCCTCTCAGATCAAAGCTTCCTTTGCGGGTCGCCTCACCGGCGACGGCCGACAGATCGATGGCCGTTGGCAGCAAAATGGCGCGAAGCTCCCATTAGTATTCCAACGGGCGACTTCCACCACTACTAGTGGGCCAAAGCGCCCGCAGGAGCCGGCCGCTCCCTTCCCCTATCGGGAAGAGCAAGTTCGTTTTGCCAGTAAAGACCCTGGTGTGCAGTTAGCAGGAACCCTCACGCTGCCAACAGGTGCGGGGCCCTTTCCGGCCGTGGTGCTTTTGTCGGGCTCCGGCGCACAAGACCGCGACGAGAGCATCGTTGGCCACCACCCGTTCCGGGTAGTAGCCGACTACCTAACGCGCCGCGGTATTGCCGTACTGCGTTTTGACGACCGCGGAGTAGGCCAGTCGGGTGGCAATGCAGTCACTGCTACGGCTGCCGACTACGCCAAGGATGCTCAAGGAGCACTAGCCTTCCTACGCAGCCGGCCGGGTCTGAACCCCAAGCAGCTTGGCCTAATTGGGCACAGTGAAGGAGGCACAGCGGCTATTGCGACGGCTGGGCAAGCACAAGGCCCCGCGTTCCTGGTACTCCTAGCTACGCCCGGTGTTCCCGGCATCGATGTGCTTTCGCGCCAGGCAATGGACCTAGCCCGCCTCAAAACCAAGGACCCAAAGGTTCTAGCCTCGACGGAACAGCGGCAGCGCAACATGCTCATGATCGTGCAGCAAACCCAAAACAACGTACAGGCTCAGCAGCAGATCATCAAGGTACTCACGCCTTCGGTTGCTTTGCCCCCTGATATGGCTGAGCAGATTCATAAAGCAGCCGAGGCGCAGGCCTTGATGGCCACGTCACCTGCTTTCCGCCATATCCTGGCCGACAACCCGCAGAAGACCTTGCCCGCGGTGAAGTGCCCTGTTCTTGCCCTGAATGGTTCTAAAGACTTACAAGTCGCCTCGTCCATCAACTTACCGGCTATCGAAAAAGCTTTGAAAGGTTCTGGCAACCGTGATGTAACAACGCAAGAGCTACCTGGCTTAAATCATATGTTTCAAACGGCTTCCACGGGCGCGCCAACCGAGTACGGCCAGATTGAGGAGACCTTCTCTCCTATTGCCCTGCAAAGCATTGGCGATTGGCTCACGCAGCGCACGAAGCGATAG
- a CDS encoding alpha/beta hydrolase family protein: MDLVITLVPLSNGTYYAALDVPQQRINRMPVEVETKGDGITLKIEQAGSSFVGKIENGGARFTGTWQQPGLKAPLVLQRGTASAATARRARLTPPYREEDVFFANTQDKLRLGGTLTVPAGVGPFPAVVLVSDTGPQDRDVTVQEYRMFGILADYLTRRGIAVLRFDDRGVGKSSGNYPNATTADLVTDAQAGLAFLRSRSLIDPQHIGFVGHGEGANIALLAAAQQPQAAAFVVSLAGYGLPGRDVLLQQQGEIMRLIGANPEQVKAALALNEHMVDIIRQTPNDAQARNKVASLIQQNNSNIDPGMARARAAHFTSPWSRYYLDFDPKNKLPDVQCPVLALNGTADLEVAASTNLSILQKGLKGSHDITAQKLSGVNHLFQPEEKDWPLVNGQQQPNFSPKALEIIRAWIVERTVQPQPVPVTVKREAPAKPASKKVSKTAFQKTAS, encoded by the coding sequence TTGGACCTAGTTATCACACTGGTCCCTTTGAGCAACGGCACCTACTACGCGGCGCTCGATGTGCCCCAACAACGCATCAACCGCATGCCAGTGGAAGTCGAAACCAAAGGAGATGGTATCACCCTGAAGATTGAGCAAGCTGGTAGTAGCTTCGTAGGAAAAATTGAAAATGGTGGCGCCCGCTTTACTGGCACTTGGCAGCAGCCGGGTCTGAAGGCTCCACTGGTATTACAACGGGGTACGGCATCAGCTGCTACGGCTCGCCGCGCCCGTCTGACGCCGCCGTACCGCGAAGAAGACGTATTCTTCGCCAATACCCAAGATAAGCTTCGGCTAGGTGGCACGCTCACAGTGCCAGCTGGCGTAGGGCCTTTTCCGGCAGTAGTACTTGTATCTGATACCGGACCGCAGGACCGCGATGTAACTGTGCAGGAATATCGCATGTTCGGTATCCTAGCCGATTACCTGACGCGCCGCGGTATTGCCGTACTGCGCTTCGATGATCGGGGTGTAGGAAAGTCGAGCGGCAACTATCCGAACGCCACGACTGCCGATTTGGTAACTGATGCGCAAGCGGGCCTAGCTTTTTTACGCTCCCGCTCCCTCATCGATCCACAGCACATCGGTTTTGTGGGCCACGGGGAAGGAGCCAACATTGCCTTGTTGGCAGCAGCGCAACAGCCCCAAGCAGCTGCGTTTGTAGTGTCATTAGCAGGATACGGTTTACCGGGCCGCGATGTACTACTGCAACAGCAAGGCGAAATCATGCGCTTAATTGGCGCTAATCCGGAGCAGGTGAAAGCCGCTTTGGCACTAAATGAGCACATGGTGGATATCATCCGACAAACACCTAATGATGCGCAGGCTCGCAACAAAGTAGCTTCCCTCATTCAGCAAAACAACAGCAACATTGACCCAGGGATGGCTAGGGCTCGAGCTGCCCACTTTACCTCCCCTTGGTCGCGCTACTACCTCGACTTTGATCCGAAGAACAAGCTGCCCGATGTTCAATGCCCGGTGCTAGCCCTCAATGGCACAGCCGATTTGGAAGTAGCAGCTAGCACTAACCTGAGCATTTTACAAAAAGGTCTGAAAGGCAGCCATGATATTACTGCTCAGAAGCTAAGCGGCGTTAATCACCTATTTCAACCCGAGGAAAAAGATTGGCCCTTGGTTAATGGACAGCAGCAGCCGAACTTCTCGCCCAAAGCGCTCGAAATTATCCGCGCTTGGATTGTTGAGCGCACTGTACAACCGCAGCCCGTGCCCGTTACAGTGAAGCGGGAGGCGCCAGCGAAACCAGCAAGTAAGAAAGTCAGTAAAACCGCCTTTCAGAAAACAGCTAGCTAA